The Halococcus sediminicola genome has a segment encoding these proteins:
- a CDS encoding DUF7282 domain-containing protein: MHTTKALIAASLALLCVAGVGAVPTVQSQQAHTPNATMVFTDQTTNGTTVQLNSVNLSEGGFVAIHDRNLTAENDTVGSVIGVSKRLSPGPHQDVQVRLYAIDGREFNQSRLRTNGSLTAMAHFDSNDNGEFDFVQTNGSVDGPYVAGTGTIVESAGVSVEREETASDGGLDIGLVPIVAAGLVLVVLVVLAAAVVRRR, encoded by the coding sequence GTGCACACGACGAAAGCCCTCATCGCCGCGTCTCTCGCCCTCCTCTGTGTGGCCGGGGTCGGGGCGGTCCCGACAGTTCAGTCCCAGCAGGCACACACCCCCAACGCGACGATGGTCTTCACCGACCAGACCACGAACGGCACCACCGTCCAGCTCAATTCGGTGAACCTCTCGGAGGGTGGGTTCGTCGCCATCCACGATCGGAACCTCACCGCCGAGAACGACACCGTGGGCAGCGTCATCGGCGTCTCGAAGCGGCTCAGTCCCGGGCCGCATCAGGACGTGCAGGTGCGACTCTACGCCATCGATGGCCGCGAGTTCAACCAGTCGCGCCTGCGCACGAACGGCTCGCTGACCGCGATGGCCCACTTCGACTCGAACGACAACGGCGAGTTCGACTTCGTGCAGACGAACGGCAGCGTCGACGGCCCGTACGTCGCGGGCACGGGGACCATCGTCGAGAGCGCCGGGGTCTCCGTCGAGCGCGAGGAGACGGCTTCCGACGGTGGACTCGATATCGGTCTCGTGCCCATCGTCGCCGCCGGACTGGTGTTGGTCGTCCTGGTGGTGCTCGCGGCCGCCGTGGTCCGTCGTCGATAG